The sequence CGGGAACACCACGGCGGCTGCCTCTTCGGGAGGTGCCCACACGGCCTTCTGGACCTTGTGATACCCGAGCAGCGAGCACCCGGTCAGTGGAACGCAGAGCAGGGCAATCCCCATGGACGTCTTCATCGCGAACCCTCCCTGCGCACGACTACGGCAACCATGACTGCCCCTCGAACAGGTCGAAGCTGAAGTCCCCCGCCGTTCCAGATGCCTTCCCGATGGGGATCCATCTTCCACCTCTCAGTGCCGACACGACCCGGGACGAATAGTTGTAGTCGTACGCAAGGCATCCGCCATTCCGGGGACCATAGAAGAGCAGCAGCTCGTGCTCCCAGACTTGTCCACGAAACGAGCGGAGCCCCAGGGCGACCATCCCGGCTCGTGGTTCGCGCCCATGTCCTCTCGGGAGAACTCCCAATTGTGGGGATGCGGATGCGCGGGGCCCAGGATGACGGGCTCGAGGGTGTTGGCATTCCTGAGCGCCAGCGGCACCTTGCAGTACTTCCTGCCCCCAGGCCCGTCCCCGCCCAGGTCCGAGAAGTAGCTGAGGAAGTAGGCCTCGGCTTGGGGGGAGTATTACCAGAGCGCGCAGTACTCCTTGCCCTGCCGGCCATGCAGGGTCGATGCGCCGGGCATCTGGATCATCCGCTCACAGGCGGTTTGAGCCAGCTCCTCGCGCGTCTTGAAGGGACCCGCCAGGGGCCCGTCGACCTCGTACATGCCATTGGCGAGCTGGCGGACACGGATGTCCGGATGCGGCGCCGAACATCCCAGCGCCACGAACAACACCATCCAGTACAGGTTCGTTGGCATCCACGGTCCCGCGACAAGGTGACCGCGGATGCCTATCAAACCACGCGTGCGCGACTCCAGCGCAGGGGTCAGTTCACCTGCGCGAGCGGTCCATCGACTTCCGCGTCTTCGTTCTCCGGCGCTTCCTCCACCGCGTCCACGCCCTGCGGGATTCCATCCACGTAGGTGACGACGTTGTTCGGTAGCGCGGCCACTCGCGGGCCGGGCGTCACCACGCCCGTGAGGTTCAGCGGATCCACTCCGGACAGCTGGATGCGCACGCCGGACGGGGCCGCGCGCCTCACTGCTCGCGCCATGTCCACCGCTTCCGGTAGCGCGAACTGCTCACCCACGAAGCCCGACACGAAGCGGCCGCCTCGCAGCTCGCCTCGCGCTTCCATGCGCCGGTAGACGAACAGCAGGTCCCGCCACGTGGGCGCCAGCGACTCGCGCATCACCAGGTCCCGCCAGACGATGCCGTAGCGCTGGAGGAACAGCTTCGCCAGCGACTCCGTCACCTCCTCCTGAGACTTCGGCTCCGACGGCGCCAGCAGGGTCCAGCGGCCCGGGCCGCCCCGGTTGAGCAGCTTCTGCCGCTTGCGGTGCGCCGGACTCTGCAGGATGCGCAGGTTCTGCACCGCGTCCGCCGTCACCAGCCCCTTCGCCACCAGCTCCCACAGCGCGTCCTCCACCTCCGCCGGCAGCCGCCGCGCCCGCGTCACCAGGTCCTGGAAGAAGCACGCGCCCCGCCGCTCCAGCACGCCCACCACGTCCTTCGCCGCCGCGCTCAGGTCCGGCGGCGTCCACACGCCACCATCCGCCAGCACCGCGTGCGGACGCGCCGCCGCCAGCATCCACTCCAGGTCCTCGCGCACCGTGAACGTCAACGGCGCGTTGCGCGTGGGCGACGACCGCTTCACCACCACCGGCTCCGGCGGCTCCACCGGCGCACCCCGGCGCGGCCCCGCGGGCTTCGGCGGATCCTTCAGCGTCACCCGCCCCCACGCCACCTCGCCCGCGTAGCACGCGCGCTCCATCAAGTCCGGCGTGTAGCCCCGCATGCGCGCGGGCAACAGGAAGCGCTCCCACGCGGAGGCCGGCGCCTCGTACCCCTGCAGCAGCCGCACCGCCTTGAGCAACCCCGTGGAGCCGCGCAGCGCGTCCACGTCTTCCAGGTGGTGCCACCGGAAGAGGAAGCGCATGAAGTCCTGCGGGCTCAGCGGCTCAATCTCGCGGCGCAGCCGCCCCACCGTCAGCCGGTGGATGCGCTGGAGCAGCCGCCGGTCACACCACTCCAGCACCGGGCTTCCGTCCGCGTCTTGCGCGACCGGCACATCCTCCCGCGCCCGGAACTGGCCACGCAGCACGCTGCCCTGGCTCTCCAGGTTGTGCAGCGCCAGGTTGATGTCGTCCGGATCCAGGAGCGTCAGCCGCGCCAGCTCCGTCACCGTGGTGGGCCCCACCAGCTCCATCCGTCCGCGCACCACCTGGAGCACCGCCGCGTCGCGCTCCACCGGCCGGTCGTACTCCAGCACCGGCAGCACCGGCTGCGTCACCGCGTCCGGGAAGAGCGCGCGCACCGCGTTGCCCCGCTCCGCCGACACCAGGAACCGCCCGCCCTGCCGCTCCAGCCACGCCACGCGGCCCTGCTTGAAGAGCCCTGCCTCCAACCCTCGCGGGACCTCCGACGCGCGCACCAGCACCAACTGCAACAGCGCGTCGTGCAGCTCGTCCTCGTCGCGCATCGGCTGCGCGGCGTCCTCCACCACCTGCCGGATGGCGTTCGCGTCCAGCGCGCCGAACGCCGCCGCGTCCTCGGCCGGCATCGCGCGGCGCAGGGCCACGTTGCGCACGCGGCGCTCCTCGGCCGGCGCGTCGTCCAGGAAGGTGTAGGGCTGGCTGTTGATGAGCGCGTGCGCGAAGACGCTCGGCTCCGGCACGTCGCGCGCGACCAACTGGATGCGCCCGTCCTTCATGCGGCGGAGCACCTCGCGCAGCCCGTCGATGTCCATCGCCTCGCGCAGACAGTCATCCATCGTCTGCTTCACCAGCGGATGGTCCGGCAGCTCCACGTCGCCGCCGCCGTGGTTGTCCTGGCAGCCCACCTGCGCGGGGAACACCGCCGCCAGCAGGTCCTCGCTGCGCGCGCGCTGGAGGTTCGGCGCCACGCGCTTGCCGCCCATCATCCGGTGCAGCGTCAGCGCCCGCGACGCCACCCACCGGAAGCGCGTGCCGAAGATGGGCGCCTGGAGGATGGCCTGCACCAGCACCTCCTCCACGTTGTCCGGGTGCAGGAAGTCGAAGATGTCCGCCAGGGGGAACGAGTGCTGCTCGCCCAGGCTCAGGAGGATGCCGTCCTCCGTGGCCGCCGCCTGCAACTCGAAGTCGAACGAGCGGCAGAAGCGCTTGCGCAGCGCCATGCCCCACGCGCGGTTGATGCGGCTGCCGAACGGCGCGTGGATGATGAGCTGCATGCCGCCCGCCTCGTCGAAGAAGCGCTCGGCGACAACCTGCGTGTGGCTGGGCACCACGTCGCCCAGCATCTTCTTGCCCAGCCGCAGGTAGCCCAGGAGCGCGTCCACCGCGGGCGGCGGCACGCGCAGGAGCTTCTCCAGGAAGCCCGCCGGGTCGTCGTGGCGCAAGAGTTCCTCGCGCAGCCGGCCCACCTGGAGGCTCAGCTCGTCCGTGCGGCCCGGCGCCTCGCCGCGCCAGAAGGGCACGTTGGGCGGAGCGCCCCTCGCGTCCTCCACCATCACCGTGCTGCCCACGACGCGCTGGATGCGCCACGCGGTGCTGCCCAGCAGGAAGATGTCCCCCGGCGAGGACTCCACCGCGAAGTCCTCGTCCAGCGTGCCCACCACCTTGCCTTCCGGCTGCGCGGTGACGCTGAAGTTGAACGTGTCCGGGATGGCGCCGCCGTTGGTGAGCGCGGTGATGCGCACGCCCCGGCGGCCCTTGAGCCGCTGGTTCACGCGGTCGCGGTGCAGGTGGATGCTGCCCCGGCCGCGCCGCTCGGAGACGCCTTCCGACAGCATCTCCAGCACCTGCTGGTACTCCTCCCAGGTGAGGTCCTGGTACGGGTACGCGCGCTGGAAGACGCTGAAGAGGGCGCGCTCGTCCCACTCCTCGCAGGCGCACGCGGCGACAATCTGTTGCGCCAGCACGTCCAGCGGCTTCTTCGGGATGCGGACCGCGTCCAGGTCGCCCTCGCGCACGGCGTTGAGGAGCGCGACGCACTCCACCAATTCGTCGCGCGTCATCGCGAAGAGGATGCCCTTGGAGATGCCCGCCTTGTGGTGGCCGGCGCGGCCCACGCGCTGGAGCAGCACGGAGATGGCCTTGGTGGTGCCCAGCTGCACGACGAGGTCCACGTTGCCCACGTCGATGCCCAGCTCCAGCGACGCGGTGGCCACCATCACGCGCAGCTGGCCGGCCTTGAGGCGCTCTTCCGCGGACAGGCGCATCTCGCGGGACATGCTGCCGTGGTGCGCGGCCACCCACTGCTGGCCCAGGCGTTCTCCCAGGTCGTGCGCCACGCGCTCGGACATCTTGCGCGTGTTGACGAAGACGAGCGTGGTGCGGTGCTCGCTGGAGAGTTGGATCAGCCGGTCATAGACCTGGCCCCACATCTCGTGGCTGGCGATGGAGGACAGCTCCGCGTCCGGGATTTCGACCTTGAGGTCCCACGGGCGCTGGTGGCCCACCTCCACGCGCTTGCACTCGGTGAGGGAGGTGCCGGTGAGGAAGCCCGAGATGGCGTCCAGCGGCTTCTGCGTCGCGGACAGGCCCAGGAGCTGGGGGCGCACGTCGGTGAGGGCCTTGAGGCGCTCCATGGACAGCGCGAAGTGGCTGCCGCGCTTGTCGCGGGCGAGCGCGTGGATTTCGTCCACGATGACCGTGCGCACGTGGCGCAGGGTGGCGCGGGCGCGCTCGGCGGTGAGGTAGAGGTAGAGGGACTCCGGCGTGGTGATGAGGATGTGCGGCGGGCGGCGCACCATCTGGGCGCGCTCGCCGGCGGGGGTGTCGCCGGTGCGCACCTGCACGCGCAGGTGCTGGGGCTCGTAGCCCTCCTCGCGCGCCAGGGTCATCAGCTCCTCCAGCGGCTGGAGGAGGTTCTTCTGCACGTCGTTGCCCAGGGCCTTGAGGGGCGACACGTAGAGGACCTGGGTGCGGTCGGTCAGCGTGCCGTCGAGCGCCAGGCGGAACAGCGAGTCCAGCGCGGCGAGGAACGCCGTGAGCGTCTTGCCGCTGCCGGTGGGCGCGGCGATGAGGACGTCATGGCCCGCGTGGATGAGGGGCCAGCCCTCGATCTGAGGCCGGGTGGGCTCGCCCAGGCGCGAGGCGAACCAGCGCCGCACCACCGGATGGAAGGCGGCGAGCGCCGGATGGGCCGCGGACTCCGAGGAGAAGGCGAGGGCGATTTGAGGGGACATGGCGGGCTCCCAGCAGCCAGCCTGAACACAGGTACAGCGCGGCGTCAACGGACGGCGGGTGCCCTCTCCGGCCTCGGGGTCAGGGGATGTCGGAGGTCCTGCGTATACCCCTGAATCGCTGACGGCTTCGTCTCCCCAGCAGGACGCAGGGCACTCAAGCGGCCGGTGCTTCCGGGTCGCTTCGGATTCCGACACCCGCCCTGGTGGCAGATTGAAAGCAGCTGGGATGTCAGTAGATTTTCACTGACTTTCCAGTAACCGCGCGAACGCCACCCTGCTCCCCTCAAGCCGTCGGCAACGGAGTGCCCACCATGACGACTTCCTCCTACCGCCTGCAGGCCACGCTTCCTGCGCCCTATGGAACCCAACTCGAACAGCTTCGGAGCAAGCTCCAGATCGACAACACCGAGGTCATCAAGGAGGCCCTGGGGTTCTTCGCCAAGGCGGTGCTCGAGGCGAGCCTGGGCCGCCGTGTCGCGTTCGTGGACGAGA comes from Corallococcus macrosporus and encodes:
- a CDS encoding DUF1778 domain-containing protein; its protein translation is MTTSSYRLQATLPAPYGTQLEQLRSKLQIDNTEVIKEALGFFAKAVLEASLGRRVAFVDEKHQVLAEYSSPSLTRLEWNAREEGRVVLPDSDFDRLVDELEKPAKPLPRLRKLARKKSR
- a CDS encoding DEAD/DEAH box helicase, which codes for MSPQIALAFSSESAAHPALAAFHPVVRRWFASRLGEPTRPQIEGWPLIHAGHDVLIAAPTGSGKTLTAFLAALDSLFRLALDGTLTDRTQVLYVSPLKALGNDVQKNLLQPLEELMTLAREEGYEPQHLRVQVRTGDTPAGERAQMVRRPPHILITTPESLYLYLTAERARATLRHVRTVIVDEIHALARDKRGSHFALSMERLKALTDVRPQLLGLSATQKPLDAISGFLTGTSLTECKRVEVGHQRPWDLKVEIPDAELSSIASHEMWGQVYDRLIQLSSEHRTTLVFVNTRKMSERVAHDLGERLGQQWVAAHHGSMSREMRLSAEERLKAGQLRVMVATASLELGIDVGNVDLVVQLGTTKAISVLLQRVGRAGHHKAGISKGILFAMTRDELVECVALLNAVREGDLDAVRIPKKPLDVLAQQIVAACACEEWDERALFSVFQRAYPYQDLTWEEYQQVLEMLSEGVSERRGRGSIHLHRDRVNQRLKGRRGVRITALTNGGAIPDTFNFSVTAQPEGKVVGTLDEDFAVESSPGDIFLLGSTAWRIQRVVGSTVMVEDARGAPPNVPFWRGEAPGRTDELSLQVGRLREELLRHDDPAGFLEKLLRVPPPAVDALLGYLRLGKKMLGDVVPSHTQVVAERFFDEAGGMQLIIHAPFGSRINRAWGMALRKRFCRSFDFELQAAATEDGILLSLGEQHSFPLADIFDFLHPDNVEEVLVQAILQAPIFGTRFRWVASRALTLHRMMGGKRVAPNLQRARSEDLLAAVFPAQVGCQDNHGGGDVELPDHPLVKQTMDDCLREAMDIDGLREVLRRMKDGRIQLVARDVPEPSVFAHALINSQPYTFLDDAPAEERRVRNVALRRAMPAEDAAAFGALDANAIRQVVEDAAQPMRDEDELHDALLQLVLVRASEVPRGLEAGLFKQGRVAWLERQGGRFLVSAERGNAVRALFPDAVTQPVLPVLEYDRPVERDAAVLQVVRGRMELVGPTTVTELARLTLLDPDDINLALHNLESQGSVLRGQFRAREDVPVAQDADGSPVLEWCDRRLLQRIHRLTVGRLRREIEPLSPQDFMRFLFRWHHLEDVDALRGSTGLLKAVRLLQGYEAPASAWERFLLPARMRGYTPDLMERACYAGEVAWGRVTLKDPPKPAGPRRGAPVEPPEPVVVKRSSPTRNAPLTFTVREDLEWMLAAARPHAVLADGGVWTPPDLSAAAKDVVGVLERRGACFFQDLVTRARRLPAEVEDALWELVAKGLVTADAVQNLRILQSPAHRKRQKLLNRGGPGRWTLLAPSEPKSQEEVTESLAKLFLQRYGIVWRDLVMRESLAPTWRDLLFVYRRMEARGELRGGRFVSGFVGEQFALPEAVDMARAVRRAAPSGVRIQLSGVDPLNLTGVVTPGPRVAALPNNVVTYVDGIPQGVDAVEEAPENEDAEVDGPLAQVN